Part of the Salinigranum rubrum genome is shown below.
ATGATGCGGTGTCTCAACACGGGCGGGGCCATCGCCTCGATGTCTTCCCACTTGACGTGTGTTCGTCCTCTGAGGAAGGCTCGGGCCTTCGCCGTCAGGACGAGCGCCATGCTCGCGCGGGGACTCGCGCCGTACTCGATCTGTTCGTGCTCGCGGGTCGCCCGCGCGAGGTTCACCGCGCGGTCGCGGAGGTCGTCCGCGATGGGGACCTCCCTGACGAGTTGCTGGATCTCCTGTATCTCCTCGCGTGTGAGCACGCGCTCGACGTCCGGCACGCGCCCGCCCTCGGTGTAGAGGCGGACGATCTGTCGTTCCTCCTCGAACGAGGGGTAGTCGACGAGGATTTTCAGGAGGAACCTGTCGGTCTGGGCCTCGGGCAGCGCGTACGTCCCGCCCTGGTCGATGGGGTTCTGCGTGGCGAGGATGAAAAACGGTCGGGGGAGGTCGTACGTCTCGCCCGCCGCGGTCACCTGCTTCTCCTGCATCGCTTCTAAGAGCGCCGCCTGCGTCTTCGGCGTCGCGCGGTTGATCTCGTCGGCGAGGACGATGTTCGCGAACACCGGCCCCTTCTCGAAGACGAACTCACGGTTCCCCTCGGTCTCGCGGATGATCTCGGTGCCCGTGATGTCGGAGGGCATCAGGTCCGGCGTGTTCTGGATGCGGGAGAACTGCAGGTCCGTCACCGCCGACAGGGTTCGAATCATCGACGTCTTCCCGAGTCCGGGGTTCGATTCGAGGAGCGCGTTGCCGTCGGCGAGGATGCAGACCAAAATTTGTTCGATGACGTCCGTCTGGCCGACGATTCGCTTGCCGACCTCGTCGCGGACCCGACTCAACTTCGACTGGAGATGTTCGATATCACTCATATCAGGTGTCGCTGTCGCTGTCGTCCGTTTCGCGTATCCGTAAGTTGTACTCCCGGATGAGCTCCGCGTCCTCGAGCTGTTCGCTCTCGGCGAAGCCCGCCTCCTGTCCCTCGACGTCGCCGCTCCCGGCGAACCCGCTGGAGTCGTAGGCGGCCGGGGCGCTGTCGCTCCCGTCGTCACCGCCGCCCTGCGTCGAGAGCGTCGTGTTCAGCGTCTCCTCGCCCGCGGTCACGTCCTCGGGCTCGCCGAGGACGCCGCTGGCGTCCTGGAGACCCTCGTACTCGGAGCTCTGATCGTCCCCGCCGGCGTCGTCCTCGGGACCGAGGTCGCGGACGTTGAGGTCGACCACGGCGACCTGGATGCTGGCGAGGCTTATCGCCGTGACGATGACGACGGTCAGAAAGACCCGTTTGAGGTTCACGAGACCGATGCTCGACGTCCGCCGCAGGCGGGCGAGCACGTCCTCGTAGAGCGCGAGCGCCATTCGGGAGTCGCGTCCCGACTCGACGGTGTCGCGAGCCGTCCGGAGCGCCTCCCGAACTCCCGGGTTCGCCCCCTCGAACTGTTCGACGAACGGGCGACGCGTCCGGGCGACGAACTCGGCGAGGAAGACCAGAACGCCGGCGGCGAGCCCGGCGACGATAGACGTCTGCAGCGGCGCGGGCGGCGCGCCGGTGTAGCCCACGATGGCGTCGAAGAGGGCGCGCGGCCACGGGAGCGTCGTCGGAATCTCCTGGGGTCTCAGGACCTGGAGGAGGATGTTCACCACGAGCACCGCGAGGGCGGCGTCCACGGCCGCGTAAATCAGGGCGACCTTGTACCCCTCGCGGCGGACCTGCTTCAACGCGCGTCGCATCCGCGCGTCCGGGGACTTCCCCGCCTCCGTGTCCGACCGCTGTCGCTCGAGGTCCTCCCGGTACTGCTCGTCCTCGGCGGCTTGCTGGCGTTCGCGTCGCTCCGCCTGCTTCCGCTCGGCGTCGGCGCGTCTGCGCTGTCGCCGCCGCTCGAACCACCCCTGGCTCTCGCCCCCGTCCTCCCGAGGCACGTCGTTCCCCGCCTCTCGGCGGGTGTCGTTCCCATCCATCAGCTACACGCACCCGGCTTCGGCTCTGCGGCCTGATTACAGATGGTGTTGATCCGGCTCCGGAGGTCGTCGATCTGCGAGTTGAGCGAGTCGATCTCGCTCTCCAGGCTGGAGACCTCCGACCGGAGCGAGCTGATGGTGTCTTCGAGGTTCTCGTTCTCCTCGACGAGGTCGTTGTTCTCCGCTTCGAGTTCGTCGATCGACTCTTCGAGTTCCGCCCGGTCGTCCTCCAGCGACCGGACCTGCGACTGCAGCGAATCGACGCGGTTGCGCGCCTCGGAGAGGTCCTGTCTCGTCTCCTGGAGGCTCGAGGAGGTCTCGGAGAGTTCGCTCTGGGTCGACTGCAGCTGCTCTTCGGTGTCGTCGAGGTTCTGTGAGACCTGTGAGACGTCGCCGCGCGTCGTCTGCAGGCTCTGGTTCAGCTCGCGCAACTGCGTCTGCGTCGCGTCGAGCCGTTCCTGCGTCGACTGCAGTTCGCTTCGTAACTCCCCGTTCCGCTCGCGGAGTTCCGCGTTCTGCGTGTCGAGCTGCTCGACCGAGTGTTGGTAGTACATGGTCGCTCCCGCCGTCCCGACGACGGACGTGACGATGAGGAGGACGAGGGCGAGGTTGATGGAGGAGCCGAGGGCACTCATGTCAGACCACTCTCACTGCGGCTTCGCCCCCGGTACACTTGAAGACGACGGAGCACGATTTCGCCGAAGTACAGGAGTAACGCGAGCAGGAGTGCGAGCCACGTCCACGACTGCTCCAGCGTCCGGACGCGGGTGGACTCCTGGCGGGCGAACTCGGCGATTTCGGCCGCCTGGCTCGGCTCGAACTGCCGCCCGCCGGTCGTCTGTACCACCGAGCGTAGCTCGCCCGTCTGCCCGAACGAGCCGTACTCGCTCTGGTAGTTGACCGCGTACGTGGCGTCGAGCACCTGGTTGAACCCCGTCTCGTTCGGGGTGAGCGTCGCCTGGTAGACCCCGGTCGACGTCTGTCTGAAGTCGACCGCGTCGCTCTGTGGCCGCTCCCGCCCGCGGAAGACGACCGTCGTCGACTCGCCCACCCTCGTGTCGGAGACGTCCGTGACGCCCTCGCTCTTCCGCTCGGGGTCGCCGATGGCGTAGTTCACCGTCTTCGTGACGAGCAGCGAGTCCGGCTGTTCGAGGAGCCCGTCGAGCGTCCCGTCGGAGCCGTACGCCGTGATCGTGGCGACGCGACCCAGCCCGTAGCGCCAGGAGGCGACCGCGGGCGTCCCGTCGCTCGTGGCGACGAGGAAGTCCGCACCGCGCCGGATGGCGACGTCGTTCGCGCTCGACGGACTGGACTCCAGCGTGACGCCGCTCGTGATGAAGGAGTTCGGGTCGACGATGGTGAGCCCCTCGCCCTCGAACCGCCGCGAACTCCCCCCGAAGAAGAGGCGGAGCCGGTCGGTCTCGGTGGCGCGGAAGTACGTCCCCCCCGACTGGGAGGCGATGCGCTGGAGGGTCCGCTCGTCGACCGAGCGGCCGGCACCGATGGTGATGACGCGCGTCCCGCGCGAGCCGAGTTGGTTCGCGGCGGTCGCCGCCTCGCCCACGCTGTCCTGGCCGTCCGAGAGCAGGATGACGGTCCCCTGCTCGCCGCCGAGCATCTCCTCCGCTCCCCTGAGCCCGGCGGAGATGCTCGTCGCCCCGCCGCTCTCCAGCCTTCGAATGCGGTCCTCCAGGAAGCCGCGGTTCTCCGCGAGCGGCTGTGGCTCGGCCACGGAGTACGCCTGGTAGTTGAACGCGACGATGCCGACCGTGTTCTCGTCGCCGAGCTGGTTCAGCGCGTCCAGCGCGATGGACTTCTGCAAGCGCATGCCGGACTCGGCGCTCCCGGAGATGTCGATGGCGAGGACGACCGTCGCGCTCCCCGCGGAGGCTTCGCCGAACGTGACCGGGAGCATCGAGGCGATGGAGGAGCCCTCGTACCCACCGTTCTCGAACGAGTTGTCGCCGCCGACGACCACGAGCCCGTTCCCGTCGATGACGAACCGCTGGAGCGTGTCCACGTTTCCGATGTCCTGTGCGGCCTGGTCCTGGATGACGACCGCGTAGTACTCGTCGAGGTTCTCGGGGATGGTCTGGGCCTGCTCGACGTCGTACAGCGACGAGAGGTAGTTCCGGAGGGGGTAGCTTCCGCGCGAGACGTACAGTATCTTCGGTCGCTGCACCACGCGGACGGTCTTCCGGTAGACGTTGTTCTGCTCGAACGTGTCCGGCCCGCTCACCGTCGCCGTTATCCGATGGGAGCCGACCGACTGGAAGGTGTACGAGAAGTCGACCGAGCCGCTTCCGTTTACCTCCCGGCTCAGAACCTCCTCACCGTCGGCGGTGACGGTCAGCTGGGAGTTCTCGTCCAGTTCCGTCCCGTCGACGCGGACGAGGAACGTGCTCTCGACGCCCGCGGCCGCCTTCGCCGGCCCCGACACCGTGACGTACCGCTCCGGCTCCCGGGTTTCGAGGTCGACGGTGCTGACCGACGCGTTCAGCGAACTCGCGAGGTCCGCGGCCGAGCCGAGGCTCCGTCCCTGCGTCACCTGCCCGTCGGAGACGAGGACGACGCTCCCGTTCTCCTGGAGGTTCGCGGCGACCCCGTCGCCGATTGGTGACTGGGTCCCGTCGGCGATGGTCGCGACGGTCACGGGCACGCCCTGTTCTTCGATGTTCGTGGCGAGGCGGTCGGTGACGTTCTGATTCACCTGCATGCTGTCGGAGCGGTCGGCGAGCAGCGTCACCCGCGGGTCGCCGGTCGTTTCGCGCGTCACCACGGTGTAGGGGCCCGCGGCGGCTGTGACGAGGAGCACGGCGACCAGCACGCGCGAGGCGAACACGAGTCGGCGGCTCCGCGTCGAGGCGGTCCCCTCCCCGCGCAGGACGAGCCACCACAACGCGGCGAGCACGACCGGAATCGCGACGAGCGCCAGCGGGCGTTCGAGCCCCACGACGAGGTCACCGAGCGTCGCCTCCGTCTGTAGCAGGAGCGAGAGCCCCGACATCAGAGGTCACCCCGTCGCCGCAGGTAGGCCAGTTCGAGCAGCGTGACGAGGAGCGCCGCCCCCGCGGCGAACTCGGTCACCGACCGTGGGACGAGCCGCGTCTCCTCGCGGACGACCGCCCCCGCGCTGTCGGACCGTTCTTCGAGCGGCGTCGCCCGAACGTCCGACTCGGGTTCGCTCAAAAGCGAGACGCCGATGCGGCGCCCGCCGACCTGGTAGTAGCCGGTCTCGTCGAGGACGACGCCAGTCTGGGTCACCACCCCGCTCGGCGTCTGGATACGCGTCTCGCTCTCGAACTGCAGCCGGTCGCCGGCCGGCCGATTGAGTTCGGGCAGGGTGTCCCTCCCCGCGAGGTAGAACACCGCCCGCTTCCAGAACACCGGGTACTGGAAGTTGAACTTGAACGACGACGACTCCTCGATGTAGCCGTAGTACAGCACCCGACCGGAGCCGCGGTCGGCGGTGGCGATGAGCGGCGAGCCGTCGCCCAGTTCGACGAGCGACCGTCCCTCGCGGAGGGGCCCGGCGATGTACGTCTCGGGGGGCGAGAACGTGATGTCGCGGGTCAGCGACTCCGACGCCGTCCGCCGGATGGCGGGGCTCTGACCGGTCCCGGTCGGCTCGACGAGCAGGAGGTCTCCGTACCGTCCGGGGAGGTTCGCCTGCGCCTGGATGGCGACGCCGCCGCCGCTTTCGAGCACGTCGCGGCCGGCCTCGACGTTCCCCTGGAGGAGCCGGGAGGGGTCGAGGTTGCTGTAGACGATGACGTCGTACGAACTGCTGTCGACGGTCGTCGGCGGCTCGTCGACGGTCAGTTCGACCTCCGGAATCACCGACAGTGCCGTCGCGAGGTAGCGGTTCCGGTCGTTCGTCAAGAGCAACACGTCGATGGTCGCGTCCTCGGGCGCGGCGAGATAAAGCGTGTCGTCGAGGGCGAACGAGTCGCCCGGGCTCATCTGCAGCCGTGCGCCACCGGCGGGGACGGTGAACGTCGCCGTCGCGACGTCGCCGGACGCCAGCGAGAGTTCCGCGCGCTGGTTCCCGACCGTCAGTGCACGGCGGACGTCCTCG
Proteins encoded:
- a CDS encoding uroporphyrinogen-III C-methyltransferase, coding for MSALGSSINLALVLLIVTSVVGTAGATMYYQHSVEQLDTQNAELRERNGELRSELQSTQERLDATQTQLRELNQSLQTTRGDVSQVSQNLDDTEEQLQSTQSELSETSSSLQETRQDLSEARNRVDSLQSQVRSLEDDRAELEESIDELEAENNDLVEENENLEDTISSLRSEVSSLESEIDSLNSQIDDLRSRINTICNQAAEPKPGACS
- a CDS encoding vWA domain-containing protein; translated protein: MVLSDVFLTPLGLLALLTVPPLVVLYLIKPEPERVELPTLQFLTEQLGQSASSPILERLLRSLLLLIQVVALVLLATSLATPYVSVSEETTVEETVLVVDGSGSMTTTDGGASRFGQAVAAAREEVTGTTSVVLAADEPRVLARAVPPDEATTALDDLEVTATNGDLRAALSTASAIAGENAQIVVLSDFADESDWPDAVQAARAQGLRVELRQFAGGGADNVGIIGASFTGREVTVSVKNYGDEDVRRALTVGNQRAELSLASGDVATATFTVPAGGARLQMSPGDSFALDDTLYLAAPEDATIDVLLLTNDRNRYLATALSVIPEVELTVDEPPTTVDSSSYDVIVYSNLDPSRLLQGNVEAGRDVLESGGGVAIQAQANLPGRYGDLLLVEPTGTGQSPAIRRTASESLTRDITFSPPETYIAGPLREGRSLVELGDGSPLIATADRGSGRVLYYGYIEESSSFKFNFQYPVFWKRAVFYLAGRDTLPELNRPAGDRLQFESETRIQTPSGVVTQTGVVLDETGYYQVGGRRIGVSLLSEPESDVRATPLEERSDSAGAVVREETRLVPRSVTEFAAGAALLVTLLELAYLRRRGDL
- a CDS encoding AAA family ATPase, whose amino-acid sequence is MSDIEHLQSKLSRVRDEVGKRIVGQTDVIEQILVCILADGNALLESNPGLGKTSMIRTLSAVTDLQFSRIQNTPDLMPSDITGTEIIRETEGNREFVFEKGPVFANIVLADEINRATPKTQAALLEAMQEKQVTAAGETYDLPRPFFILATQNPIDQGGTYALPEAQTDRFLLKILVDYPSFEEERQIVRLYTEGGRVPDVERVLTREEIQEIQQLVREVPIADDLRDRAVNLARATREHEQIEYGASPRASMALVLTAKARAFLRGRTHVKWEDIEAMAPPVLRHRIIIDFRAEREGLDADDVVSAIVAESK
- a CDS encoding VWA domain-containing protein translates to MSGLSLLLQTEATLGDLVVGLERPLALVAIPVVLAALWWLVLRGEGTASTRSRRLVFASRVLVAVLLVTAAAGPYTVVTRETTGDPRVTLLADRSDSMQVNQNVTDRLATNIEEQGVPVTVATIADGTQSPIGDGVAANLQENGSVVLVSDGQVTQGRSLGSAADLASSLNASVSTVDLETREPERYVTVSGPAKAAAGVESTFLVRVDGTELDENSQLTVTADGEEVLSREVNGSGSVDFSYTFQSVGSHRITATVSGPDTFEQNNVYRKTVRVVQRPKILYVSRGSYPLRNYLSSLYDVEQAQTIPENLDEYYAVVIQDQAAQDIGNVDTLQRFVIDGNGLVVVGGDNSFENGGYEGSSIASMLPVTFGEASAGSATVVLAIDISGSAESGMRLQKSIALDALNQLGDENTVGIVAFNYQAYSVAEPQPLAENRGFLEDRIRRLESGGATSISAGLRGAEEMLGGEQGTVILLSDGQDSVGEAATAANQLGSRGTRVITIGAGRSVDERTLQRIASQSGGTYFRATETDRLRLFFGGSSRRFEGEGLTIVDPNSFITSGVTLESSPSSANDVAIRRGADFLVATSDGTPAVASWRYGLGRVATITAYGSDGTLDGLLEQPDSLLVTKTVNYAIGDPERKSEGVTDVSDTRVGESTTVVFRGRERPQSDAVDFRQTSTGVYQATLTPNETGFNQVLDATYAVNYQSEYGSFGQTGELRSVVQTTGGRQFEPSQAAEIAEFARQESTRVRTLEQSWTWLALLLALLLYFGEIVLRRLQVYRGRSRSESGLT
- a CDS encoding DUF7502 family protein, producing the protein MDGNDTRREAGNDVPREDGGESQGWFERRRQRRRADAERKQAERRERQQAAEDEQYREDLERQRSDTEAGKSPDARMRRALKQVRREGYKVALIYAAVDAALAVLVVNILLQVLRPQEIPTTLPWPRALFDAIVGYTGAPPAPLQTSIVAGLAAGVLVFLAEFVARTRRPFVEQFEGANPGVREALRTARDTVESGRDSRMALALYEDVLARLRRTSSIGLVNLKRVFLTVVIVTAISLASIQVAVVDLNVRDLGPEDDAGGDDQSSEYEGLQDASGVLGEPEDVTAGEETLNTTLSTQGGGDDGSDSAPAAYDSSGFAGSGDVEGQEAGFAESEQLEDAELIREYNLRIRETDDSDSDT